Proteins co-encoded in one bacterium genomic window:
- a CDS encoding response regulator, whose amino-acid sequence MSKYRIMVVDDDPDIRFVICGLLQLDFEMVQAKSGLDALEKIERYEPDLILLDVRMPVMDGFATLKAIRRHSQFSDTPVFFLTGMTTDDVREQASDMNTEGFVEKPFETQELVEEIRSFFTDHRRVPRLKTFNMRELKRIDSTPLRASRPITIGAGAQDRLKEERARHEEEKRREPTPSPEPPKPKTEESKKRRVFGAGSAEKERRIQPSSGEELEDVAPTKKIKPLLDAERPASPPPRVMPPREEPIPTPKAKEPKKPEPAPRLRPPRPIPAEALKKSASSGQRPRTLCMIDERPELAHFSEGLKGIAEYLPLEDPVEAVEIIARFQPDIVIMRIQGKTYSGVQIASLLQGNARLAHTEVVFISHRNEPESQLRAAQRMTRNPIIPAVTKGDMVHKVVKAITQKPNFEVREKKLSYGVYVDEVLRKAREELEVERREKEKRAYERRAASLAAFMAGELKDYQPPKEVDVGPKEAQEYYM is encoded by the coding sequence ATGTCGAAGTACCGCATCATGGTTGTCGACGACGATCCAGACATTCGGTTCGTGATCTGCGGGCTGCTGCAGCTCGATTTCGAGATGGTCCAGGCAAAAAGCGGCCTGGACGCCCTCGAGAAGATCGAGCGCTATGAACCCGATCTGATCCTGCTGGATGTCCGTATGCCGGTGATGGACGGGTTCGCGACGCTGAAAGCCATCCGGCGACACAGCCAGTTCAGCGATACCCCGGTTTTTTTCCTGACCGGAATGACGACCGACGATGTCCGCGAGCAAGCCTCGGACATGAACACCGAGGGCTTCGTAGAGAAGCCCTTCGAGACCCAGGAACTGGTCGAGGAGATTCGCAGCTTCTTCACCGACCACCGCCGCGTCCCGAGGCTCAAGACGTTCAACATGCGGGAGCTGAAACGGATCGACTCGACGCCGCTGCGAGCTTCTCGACCGATCACCATCGGCGCGGGCGCTCAGGATCGCCTGAAGGAAGAACGCGCACGGCACGAGGAGGAGAAGCGCCGTGAGCCGACTCCATCGCCCGAGCCGCCAAAGCCAAAGACCGAAGAATCGAAGAAACGCCGGGTCTTCGGCGCCGGCAGCGCCGAGAAGGAGCGAAGGATTCAGCCGTCTTCGGGTGAGGAACTGGAAGACGTCGCCCCCACAAAGAAGATCAAGCCGCTGCTCGATGCGGAGCGACCCGCCTCTCCCCCGCCGCGGGTGATGCCGCCGCGCGAGGAACCGATTCCCACTCCAAAGGCGAAGGAGCCCAAGAAGCCAGAGCCCGCGCCCCGGCTTCGTCCTCCCCGGCCGATCCCGGCGGAGGCCCTGAAGAAGAGTGCGTCATCGGGGCAGCGACCCCGAACGCTGTGCATGATCGACGAGCGGCCGGAACTCGCGCATTTCTCCGAGGGGCTGAAGGGTATCGCCGAGTACCTTCCGTTGGAGGATCCGGTCGAGGCCGTCGAGATCATCGCACGCTTCCAGCCCGACATCGTAATCATGCGGATTCAGGGCAAGACATACAGCGGCGTGCAGATTGCCTCGCTGCTCCAGGGCAATGCGCGCCTGGCCCATACGGAAGTCGTCTTCATCTCCCATCGGAATGAGCCGGAATCGCAATTGCGCGCCGCACAGCGAATGACTCGAAATCCGATCATTCCGGCTGTAACCAAAGGCGACATGGTTCACAAAGTCGTCAAAGCGATCACTCAGAAGCCGAACTTCGAGGTGCGTGAGAAGAAATTGTCCTATGGCGTTTATGTGGATGAAGTTCTTCGGAAAGCGCGCGAAGAACTGGAAGTCGAGCGTCGCGAAAAGGAGAAACGAGCCTACGAGCGCCGCGCGGCCTCCCTGGCAGCGTTCATGGCCGGAGAATTGAAAGACTACCAGCCTCCAAAAGAGGTGGACGTCGGGCCGAAAGAGGCCCAAGAATACTATATGTAG